In the Leptolyngbya sp. SIO1E4 genome, one interval contains:
- a CDS encoding GvpL/GvpF family gas vesicle protein has product MIYVYAFCPSSSKPLSMPAGIAHPTVQLVSGGQLEAIAEFDLDVSHIKDDDQQLINAVLTHDRVLGQMFTQTVLLPLRFGTQFTSRDALRTYLQTHQASYLQRLEVLGDKAEYLVKLAPNPLKLPPLDETLKGRDYFLAKKKRLQLQAQAQAQQDEELQRFLAHLQTTGVAFVQSTPQEGEERFHILSMRDIAIAEAQLTAWQQLVPSWQLYCSEPLPPYHFAM; this is encoded by the coding sequence TTGATCTACGTCTATGCTTTTTGTCCGAGTTCATCAAAGCCCCTGTCGATGCCTGCAGGGATTGCCCATCCGACTGTGCAGCTTGTTTCTGGCGGGCAGTTAGAGGCGATCGCCGAATTTGACCTGGATGTCTCACACATCAAAGATGACGATCAACAGCTCATCAACGCAGTGCTTACCCATGATCGCGTTCTCGGGCAAATGTTTACTCAAACAGTGCTGCTGCCGCTCCGGTTTGGCACCCAGTTTACGAGCCGAGATGCTTTGCGAACCTACCTCCAGACTCACCAGGCCAGCTACTTGCAGCGGCTAGAAGTCTTAGGTGACAAAGCTGAATATTTGGTCAAGCTGGCGCCTAACCCCCTAAAGCTGCCGCCGTTAGATGAGACGCTGAAAGGACGAGATTATTTTCTGGCGAAAAAGAAGCGTTTACAACTGCAAGCCCAAGCTCAAGCCCAGCAAGACGAGGAGCTGCAGCGATTCTTAGCCCATTTGCAAACAACCGGTGTAGCGTTTGTTCAAAGTACCCCTCAGGAAGGGGAAGAGCGCTTCCACATTCTATCTATGCGAGACATCGCGATCGCAGAAGCCCAGCTCACTGCCTGGCAGCAGCTAGTTCCCTCTTGGCAGCTTTACTGCAGCGAACCCCTGCCGCCTTACCACTTTGCAATGTAG
- a CDS encoding sulfite exporter TauE/SafE family protein, with the protein MAPSPNLEVSGFNIPQDWGIQGASASVLDKCEKPEVSVSGLQLIALIFSGIFAGILAGFLGIGGGTVMVPILVTLGYAPIQAVATSSLAIIITALSGSIQNWRMGYLDFRRVLLLGLPALITAQFGVLLASSLPDRMLLLAFAILLACNLYLVGVRKQLARRDDAQAKRAALWNPTVARVFTGGTAGFMAGLLGVGGGVIMVPLQMVLLGEPIKQAIQTSLGVVVITAIASTLGHAVQGNVVWIAGIVLGFGGLISAQLSTRILPKLPDQIVSALFRTLLAVLIVYTLWQAFQQ; encoded by the coding sequence ATGGCCCCGTCCCCAAATCTGGAGGTGAGCGGATTCAACATCCCCCAGGATTGGGGGATACAGGGAGCTAGTGCGTCAGTCCTGGACAAGTGTGAAAAACCAGAGGTGAGTGTGTCAGGTCTTCAATTAATTGCCCTTATCTTTTCAGGGATATTTGCAGGAATACTTGCAGGCTTTTTAGGCATCGGAGGCGGCACGGTCATGGTGCCTATCTTGGTGACGCTGGGGTACGCCCCGATCCAAGCGGTTGCCACTAGCAGTTTAGCCATCATTATTACTGCGCTATCCGGGAGTATTCAGAACTGGCGCATGGGCTATTTGGATTTCAGACGCGTGCTATTACTGGGCTTGCCCGCCTTGATTACGGCTCAGTTTGGGGTGCTCTTGGCCAGCAGCCTGCCGGATCGGATGCTCTTGCTTGCATTTGCCATCTTACTGGCCTGTAACCTGTATCTGGTAGGCGTTCGCAAGCAACTGGCGCGTCGGGATGATGCTCAAGCAAAACGGGCAGCGCTGTGGAACCCCACTGTTGCCCGAGTTTTCACAGGGGGAACGGCCGGGTTTATGGCCGGGCTGTTGGGGGTGGGCGGAGGTGTGATCATGGTGCCGTTGCAAATGGTGCTGTTAGGAGAGCCCATCAAGCAAGCGATCCAGACTAGCTTGGGTGTTGTTGTGATCACCGCGATCGCCTCCACACTGGGCCATGCCGTGCAGGGAAACGTTGTCTGGATTGCTGGAATCGTTTTAGGCTTTGGCGGGCTCATCAGCGCCCAATTGAGTACTCGAATATTGCCAAAATTACCGGATCAAATTGTCAGCGCCCTTTTCCGCACCTTGCTGGCTGTGCTCATCGTCTATACGCTTTGGCAGGCTTTCCAGCAGTAG
- a CDS encoding ABC-ATPase domain-containing protein, giving the protein MSDILLRDRLKALDGQGYKAYKSLRGQYTFPDFTLHIEYVQGDPFAAPSQVRVVVPQTVTQFPQSLYNTPSRKVALEDFLTRQFYQRTRTLSAHRGSGKSGLIAIAKPSQAILPRTAACVSDQALEIRFVVGLPAFGRRIAGYQAAALLCDDIPAMVCETLLYRQLDPKGVMTHCQGAEDAEWLRSQLRDRNLVTFVADGAILPRQSGIDDRPLKTGAVRFQAPESLRVSFTLPSGGTLTGMGISQGITLIVGGGYHGKSTLLRAIEAGIYTHIPHDGRTFVVTDVGAMKVRAEDGRSVAGVDISPFINHLPQGKSTQQFSTADASGSTSQAASIVEALEAGATALLIDEDTSATNFMIRDRRMQALITKDREPITPFVDKVRQLYDDYGISTVLVMGGSGDYFDVADTVIALDDYHPYDVTINARTIAATYRTDRQAEGGSHFGRLTPRVILPQSIDPSKGKRDVSLKIRATDEIRIGTEEIDLSAVEQLVEPGQVRAIAAAIVYAQQRYLNGARTLSEVLAAVMADIQTQGLDCLDDRLTGELVTFRGLELAAAINRLRTLQVSA; this is encoded by the coding sequence ATGTCAGATATTCTTTTGCGCGATCGCCTGAAAGCGCTCGATGGTCAGGGATACAAAGCCTACAAATCCCTGCGGGGGCAATATACGTTCCCAGATTTCACGCTCCACATTGAGTATGTGCAGGGCGATCCGTTTGCGGCACCGAGTCAGGTTCGCGTGGTTGTTCCTCAGACGGTGACCCAATTTCCTCAAAGTTTGTACAACACCCCGAGTCGCAAGGTCGCGCTGGAGGATTTTCTAACGCGTCAGTTTTATCAGCGCACGCGTACCCTATCTGCCCATAGAGGGTCCGGAAAAAGTGGACTGATTGCCATTGCCAAGCCTTCACAGGCGATCTTGCCTAGAACTGCTGCGTGTGTGTCTGATCAGGCTTTAGAAATCCGGTTTGTGGTGGGATTACCCGCTTTTGGTCGCCGGATTGCCGGATATCAGGCAGCGGCGCTGCTATGTGACGATATTCCGGCAATGGTGTGCGAGACCTTGTTATATCGCCAACTCGACCCCAAAGGAGTGATGACTCATTGCCAAGGGGCCGAGGATGCAGAGTGGTTGCGATCGCAGTTGCGTGATCGTAATTTGGTCACCTTTGTGGCCGATGGCGCAATTTTGCCTCGCCAAAGTGGCATTGATGATCGGCCTCTTAAAACGGGGGCTGTGCGCTTTCAGGCACCCGAATCTTTACGGGTTAGCTTTACCCTACCGAGCGGTGGGACGCTTACAGGCATGGGGATTTCCCAAGGCATCACGCTTATTGTTGGGGGCGGATACCACGGTAAGTCGACTCTGCTGCGGGCGATTGAAGCGGGTATCTATACCCATATTCCCCATGATGGGCGGACGTTTGTCGTCACCGATGTGGGGGCCATGAAGGTGCGGGCAGAGGATGGGCGTAGCGTGGCAGGTGTTGATATCTCTCCCTTCATCAATCATTTACCCCAGGGCAAATCTACTCAACAGTTCTCCACCGCCGATGCGAGCGGCAGTACCTCTCAAGCCGCCAGTATTGTTGAAGCACTAGAAGCCGGGGCGACGGCATTACTGATCGATGAAGATACCTCGGCGACAAATTTTATGATTCGCGATCGCCGCATGCAGGCACTGATCACCAAAGATCGAGAGCCCATCACCCCCTTTGTTGATAAAGTTCGGCAGCTGTATGACGACTATGGCATTTCAACGGTTCTAGTGATGGGGGGCAGCGGCGACTACTTTGACGTAGCCGATACGGTTATTGCCCTCGACGACTATCACCCCTACGATGTGACCATAAATGCCCGGACTATAGCAGCCACCTATCGCACTGATCGCCAGGCCGAGGGGGGCAGTCACTTCGGGCGACTGACACCCCGAGTGATACTGCCCCAAAGCATTGACCCCAGTAAGGGAAAGCGAGACGTGAGCTTAAAAATCAGGGCCACCGATGAAATTCGCATTGGCACCGAAGAGATTGACTTGTCTGCCGTGGAGCAATTAGTTGAACCAGGACAGGTCAGGGCAATTGCAGCGGCCATTGTGTATGCTCAACAGCGATACTTGAATGGAGCACGCACTCTCTCAGAGGTGCTAGCAGCCGTTATGGCTGATATTCAAACCCAGGGGTTAGACTGCCTAGATGACCGCCTGACAGGAGAATTGGTCACCTTCCGTGGCCTTGAACTGGCCGCAGCAATCAACCGCCTCAGAACCTTACAAGTCTCTGCTTAG
- a CDS encoding leucyl aminopeptidase family protein, translating to MSSSSPIPILLVTAGQLNDQFTAEKLWIDAMGFKAEPGTFCLLPGTDKGIAKVLVGRSNTSDLWLLGLLSQTLPPNRYALASQLTDTEATALTLGWKLGQYRYTRYKKDPQNSTAELVIPENADIAYIEAAIEATFLTRDLINTPANDMGPDNLEASARALAVTYDATLTVIQGTALETENYPMIYAVGKASESAPRLLDLRWGDVDAPKVTLVGKGVCFDSGGLDLKPAKGMLMMKKDMGGAAHVMGVATMIMKLNLPVCLRVLIPAVENSVAGNAMRPLDVISSRKGITVEVGNTDAEGRLVLADALWEACSEHPELLVNFATLTGAARVALGTELPAFFCNQSEMTQALETAMATANDPLWNLPLHLPYRDLLNSKVADLSNISSGSYGGAITAALFLQEFVKPDIPWIHIDVMAWNTRTLPGRPEGGEAMGMRAIFELIRQRFA from the coding sequence ATGTCATCTTCCTCTCCAATTCCGATTCTGTTAGTCACTGCTGGTCAGCTAAACGATCAGTTCACCGCTGAAAAACTGTGGATTGATGCCATGGGATTTAAGGCCGAGCCGGGTACCTTCTGTCTTCTACCCGGAACAGACAAAGGGATTGCTAAAGTTCTCGTTGGGCGTTCAAACACCTCAGATCTGTGGCTGTTGGGGCTGCTATCCCAAACCTTGCCACCCAATCGATATGCCCTAGCCAGTCAGTTGACCGATACCGAAGCAACCGCACTGACCTTGGGCTGGAAACTGGGGCAATATCGCTATACCCGCTATAAAAAAGACCCTCAAAACTCAACGGCTGAACTGGTAATCCCCGAAAATGCAGATATTGCCTATATTGAGGCAGCGATAGAAGCCACATTTTTGACCCGTGATTTGATCAATACCCCCGCCAACGACATGGGGCCAGACAACCTCGAAGCCTCGGCCCGTGCCTTAGCGGTCACCTACGATGCCACGCTAACCGTCATCCAAGGAACCGCCCTGGAAACCGAAAACTACCCCATGATTTATGCCGTGGGTAAGGCCAGCGAGTCAGCACCCCGGCTCCTTGACTTGCGTTGGGGTGACGTAGATGCCCCCAAAGTGACCCTGGTCGGTAAAGGGGTCTGCTTTGATTCAGGTGGGCTAGACCTAAAGCCTGCTAAAGGGATGTTGATGATGAAGAAAGACATGGGAGGGGCTGCCCACGTGATGGGCGTAGCCACCATGATCATGAAACTCAACTTGCCAGTGTGTTTGCGGGTGCTAATTCCAGCGGTGGAAAACAGCGTCGCAGGCAATGCCATGCGCCCTTTAGACGTCATTTCATCCCGTAAGGGCATTACGGTGGAGGTTGGCAATACCGATGCAGAAGGGCGACTTGTTTTGGCTGATGCCCTCTGGGAAGCCTGTAGTGAGCACCCTGAACTGCTCGTGAACTTTGCCACCTTAACCGGGGCTGCTCGGGTGGCCCTTGGCACCGAGTTACCCGCTTTTTTCTGCAACCAGTCAGAGATGACTCAAGCATTAGAGACCGCGATGGCGACGGCCAACGATCCCCTGTGGAATCTCCCGTTACATTTGCCTTATCGAGATTTGCTGAACAGCAAAGTTGCAGACTTGTCTAATATCTCCAGTGGTTCCTATGGAGGCGCAATCACAGCAGCCCTGTTCTTACAGGAATTTGTGAAGCCAGATATCCCCTGGATTCATATTGATGTGATGGCCTGGAACACGAGAACGTTGCCAGGGCGCCCAGAAGGAGGAGAAGCCATGGGGATGCGAGCGATTTTTGAACTCATTCGCCAGCGATTTGCCTAG
- a CDS encoding gamma-glutamylcyclotransferase — MMLTVFVYGTLKPGEAYYKLYCEPYVVTVVPALTRGCLFHLPEGYPAMTLGDDWVTGALLQLRDDQAIAHMDELEDYDPALSQADNLYIRQLRPVFSMERQPLGLAWLYWMRPERVRQSGGIPIPAGIWSRQQWPSISQI; from the coding sequence ATGATGCTCACTGTCTTTGTCTATGGCACCTTAAAGCCCGGGGAAGCCTATTACAAACTGTACTGTGAACCCTATGTGGTCACCGTGGTGCCAGCTCTAACCCGAGGCTGTTTGTTTCACTTACCTGAGGGTTACCCGGCCATGACGCTGGGTGACGACTGGGTGACGGGTGCCCTTTTACAGCTACGGGATGATCAGGCGATCGCCCATATGGATGAGTTGGAAGACTATGATCCGGCGTTATCGCAGGCGGATAATCTCTATATACGTCAGCTTCGCCCCGTTTTCTCAATGGAGCGACAGCCTCTGGGGTTAGCTTGGCTGTATTGGATGAGACCTGAGCGAGTTCGGCAATCTGGAGGTATTCCCATCCCCGCAGGTATCTGGAGTCGGCAGCAGTGGCCCAGTATTTCACAGATTTAA
- a CDS encoding ribulose bisphosphate carboxylase small subunit: protein MAYYISPRFLEKLAVHITKNYLDLDGVRVPLILGVHGHKGEGKTFQCELVYERMGVEVVHISGGELESPDAGDPARLIRLRYREAAELVRVRGVMAVLMINDLDAGAGRFDALTQYTVNTQLVNNTLMNIADNPTNVQLPGSYDDKPIQRVPLIVTGNDFSTLYEPLVRDGRMEKFYWQPDRSDRIGIVGGIFESDNLGQAAIEQLVDTFSQQAIDFFGALRARVYDEQIRDFIHEIGIGNVSRRVVNSDQPLRFAKPTFTLPHLLDVGQQMVDEQRRLQEIRLADQYNRALRERSLHPIPHSSVPSQTIYQANAPSTSGNGHASPTPLPTHAASTAHPVGKSLSQDAISYVQSLLSQGYRLGMEHVDSRRFRTNAWKSCSTVQTRDPEAAVTALEQCLVTFPDEYVRLIGIDPKTKQRVSEHIIQRPIP, encoded by the coding sequence ATGGCTTACTATATTTCACCCCGTTTCCTCGAAAAACTGGCTGTTCACATCACTAAAAACTACCTTGACCTGGATGGGGTGAGAGTCCCGCTCATTCTAGGGGTTCATGGACACAAAGGGGAGGGGAAAACCTTCCAGTGTGAGCTAGTGTACGAGCGCATGGGCGTCGAGGTTGTTCACATTTCTGGCGGAGAGTTGGAAAGCCCTGATGCCGGTGATCCGGCGCGGCTGATTCGCCTCCGTTACCGGGAGGCTGCTGAACTGGTCAGGGTGCGCGGTGTCATGGCCGTGTTAATGATCAACGATTTGGATGCGGGGGCAGGCCGCTTTGATGCCCTGACCCAATACACGGTGAATACTCAACTGGTCAACAACACGCTGATGAACATTGCGGATAATCCGACCAATGTGCAGCTCCCTGGCAGTTATGATGACAAGCCTATTCAGCGGGTCCCCCTGATCGTGACGGGAAATGACTTCTCCACGCTGTATGAGCCGCTTGTGCGAGATGGGCGCATGGAGAAGTTTTACTGGCAGCCCGATCGCAGCGATCGCATCGGTATTGTTGGCGGCATCTTTGAATCAGATAATTTGGGACAAGCCGCGATCGAGCAGTTGGTGGATACCTTTTCCCAACAGGCGATCGATTTTTTTGGAGCGCTGCGGGCTCGCGTTTACGACGAACAGATTCGAGACTTTATCCACGAGATTGGCATCGGCAATGTCTCCCGGCGAGTGGTGAACTCAGATCAACCGCTCCGATTTGCCAAACCCACCTTCACCCTGCCGCACCTTTTGGACGTGGGACAACAGATGGTGGATGAGCAGCGGCGGCTGCAAGAAATACGGCTAGCCGATCAATATAACCGTGCCCTGCGAGAACGCTCCCTGCATCCGATACCACACTCCTCGGTTCCATCCCAGACGATTTATCAGGCCAATGCCCCCTCGACCTCAGGCAATGGTCACGCCAGCCCCACTCCCTTGCCGACCCATGCTGCGTCCACTGCGCATCCTGTGGGCAAATCACTCAGCCAAGATGCCATTAGCTATGTTCAGTCTTTACTCAGCCAGGGGTATCGCTTAGGCATGGAACATGTCGACTCGCGCCGCTTTCGCACCAATGCCTGGAAGAGCTGTTCGACGGTACAAACCCGCGATCCAGAAGCAGCGGTGACAGCACTGGAGCAGTGTTTGGTCACTTTCCCCGATGAGTATGTCCGTCTGATTGGGATTGATCCTAAAACCAAACAGCGAGTGTCAGAGCACATCATTCAGCGTCCGATTCCCTAA
- a CDS encoding amidohydrolase: MLDRIRAIADRLTPRLIEIRRHLHSHPEISGQEYQTAAYVAGVLSSCGLKTQELVGKTGVIADLPGNGQRQDILALRTDMDALPIVEQTQLDFVSQKLGVMHACGHDVHTTVGLGTAMVLAELEVPLPGPIRFIFQPAEETAQGARWMVSDNVMESVGAILGVHVYPSILGGDIGIRYGALTAAADDLEIHILGESGHGARPHEAIDAIWIACQVITSLQQAISRTHNPLRPVVLTIGQMNGGRAPNVIADHVKLMGTVRSLHPDTREELPTWIEDIVAGVCQPYGAKYEVSYRPGVPSVMNDPGLTQLLELCAEEACGEEHVQLILEPSLGAEDFSVYLDHAPGSMFRLGIGYSDQTNYPLHHPKFQVNEQAIASGVMTLAYTMCRYWQTVEQKAEAFPTS, from the coding sequence ATGCTCGACCGAATCCGCGCGATCGCTGACCGATTAACCCCTCGCCTGATTGAAATTCGCCGTCACCTCCACAGCCATCCTGAAATTAGCGGACAAGAATATCAGACTGCTGCCTATGTGGCAGGGGTGCTCTCGTCCTGTGGGCTGAAAACCCAAGAGCTGGTCGGTAAAACAGGCGTGATTGCAGATTTGCCAGGGAATGGGCAGCGACAAGATATTTTAGCCCTGCGAACCGACATGGATGCCTTGCCCATTGTGGAGCAAACCCAGTTGGACTTTGTATCCCAAAAGCTAGGGGTGATGCATGCCTGCGGACACGACGTTCATACCACCGTGGGCCTGGGCACGGCCATGGTGCTGGCGGAGCTAGAGGTTCCCTTGCCAGGGCCGATTCGCTTCATCTTTCAACCCGCAGAGGAAACGGCTCAAGGGGCTCGGTGGATGGTTTCAGATAATGTGATGGAATCCGTTGGCGCCATTCTTGGGGTGCATGTGTATCCATCCATTTTGGGGGGGGACATTGGCATCCGCTATGGGGCGCTGACCGCCGCTGCCGACGACTTAGAAATCCATATCTTGGGAGAGTCGGGCCATGGGGCCCGCCCCCATGAGGCCATTGATGCTATCTGGATTGCTTGCCAGGTGATTACCAGCTTGCAGCAGGCCATTAGTCGCACCCACAATCCCCTGCGCCCAGTGGTGCTAACCATCGGGCAAATGAATGGCGGACGGGCACCCAATGTCATCGCCGATCATGTCAAGCTGATGGGCACGGTGCGATCGCTCCACCCAGATACCCGCGAAGAACTCCCCACCTGGATTGAGGATATTGTGGCGGGGGTCTGCCAACCCTATGGGGCCAAATATGAGGTGAGCTATCGGCCAGGGGTGCCCTCTGTGATGAATGACCCTGGCCTGACTCAGCTCTTAGAACTCTGTGCAGAAGAAGCCTGTGGCGAAGAGCATGTGCAGCTTATTTTAGAGCCCTCTCTAGGCGCAGAAGACTTCTCGGTCTACTTAGACCATGCCCCTGGCAGCATGTTTCGGTTAGGCATCGGCTATTCTGATCAAACGAACTATCCTTTGCATCACCCGAAATTTCAGGTCAATGAGCAGGCGATCGCGAGTGGGGTCATGACCCTTGCCTACACCATGTGCCGCTACTGGCAAACGGTGGAGCAGAAGGCTGAGGCGTTTCCAACATCGTGA
- a CDS encoding ATP-dependent Clp protease ATP-binding subunit: MFEHFTNTAIAVIMKAQEEARRLQHNFVGTEQLLLGLLREESSLAASVLKEFGINLTDARQEVEAIIGRGSGNPPSEVPFTPKVKQVFETAFQEARKLDATYIEPEHLLLSLTQSKESVAYRVLENLGASPSKVRTRLIQELGEAAAVPAGSKDSGRRGSNRKRKSSVLEEFSTDLTAKAAEGLLDPVIGRTQEIERIIQILGRRTKNNPVLIGEPGVGKTAIAEGLAQRIVNQDVPQSLLGRKVYAIDMGLLVSGTRFRGDFEERLTQLLDEVRNDPDIVLVIDEIHTLVGAGSLEGGMDAANMLKPALARGELQCIGATTLDEYRQHIERDAALERRFQPVTVNPASVDDTIEILEGLRSRYEQFHQITLADKALKAAAQLSDRYITDRHLPDKAIDLIDEAGSRIKLRYQPSYPSKELKQELRQVNRDLEAAVKAQDFQQAMVLRDRREEILREIQGPQPEAAEVPPMTPPVVDEEDIAEIVASWTGVPVTRMTESESMQLLHLEDILHERVIGQHEAVVAVARAVRRSRVRLASPDRPIASLIFSGPTGVGKTELTKALAVALFGSEDAMIRLDMSEFMESYTVSKLIGSPPGFIGYDEGGQLTEAVRRKPYSVILLDEIEKAHPDVFNVLLQILDDGRLTDAKGRTVSFKNTLIVMTSNIGSRVIEKGGGGLGFDMATADAATTQYHNIRNLVQEEMKQYFRPELLNRLDEIIVFRQLTREEVQQVAEIMMQGVNARLAEREIHITLADRFKDKLIAEGYDPRYGARPMRRAIARLVEDTLAEAILSGQLQDGDTAVLDVDEAGNIHIHPQQEPVLAGVNR; this comes from the coding sequence ATGTTTGAGCACTTCACCAACACTGCAATTGCCGTCATCATGAAGGCCCAAGAAGAGGCTCGGCGGCTGCAGCATAATTTCGTCGGCACTGAGCAACTGCTCCTTGGCCTCCTTAGGGAAGAGTCTAGTCTGGCGGCATCTGTTCTGAAGGAATTTGGCATTAACCTCACAGATGCCCGTCAAGAGGTAGAAGCTATTATCGGTCGTGGCAGTGGTAACCCACCCTCGGAGGTGCCCTTTACGCCGAAGGTTAAGCAAGTCTTTGAAACAGCTTTTCAGGAGGCTCGTAAGCTCGATGCTACCTACATTGAGCCAGAACATCTGCTACTGAGTTTGACCCAGAGTAAAGAGAGCGTTGCCTATCGCGTATTAGAAAATTTGGGTGCCTCTCCTAGTAAAGTGCGCACTCGCCTGATTCAAGAATTAGGCGAAGCCGCTGCAGTTCCGGCCGGTAGCAAAGACTCTGGCCGTCGCGGCAGCAATAGAAAGCGTAAAAGCAGCGTTCTAGAAGAATTCAGCACGGATCTAACTGCGAAAGCAGCCGAAGGTCTCTTGGATCCGGTCATTGGTCGCACCCAGGAAATTGAGCGAATCATTCAAATCTTGGGCCGACGAACTAAGAACAACCCAGTTCTAATTGGCGAGCCAGGGGTGGGTAAAACAGCGATCGCAGAAGGGTTAGCCCAGCGCATTGTGAATCAAGACGTTCCTCAAAGTTTGTTAGGGCGGAAGGTTTACGCCATTGATATGGGCTTGCTCGTCTCAGGTACCCGGTTTCGGGGGGACTTTGAGGAGCGGCTCACCCAGTTGCTAGACGAAGTTCGCAATGATCCAGACATTGTTTTAGTGATTGATGAGATTCATACCCTAGTCGGGGCAGGATCCCTAGAGGGCGGAATGGACGCGGCCAATATGCTGAAGCCGGCCCTGGCCCGTGGAGAGCTTCAATGCATTGGGGCAACCACCCTCGATGAGTATCGTCAGCATATTGAGCGAGATGCGGCTCTAGAGCGACGTTTTCAACCGGTTACGGTAAACCCTGCCTCCGTTGATGACACCATCGAGATCCTGGAGGGTCTTCGCAGTCGCTACGAGCAGTTCCACCAGATTACCTTGGCGGACAAGGCGCTGAAGGCTGCGGCTCAGCTATCTGATCGGTATATTACGGATCGTCACTTACCCGATAAAGCGATTGATCTGATTGATGAGGCAGGCTCTCGGATCAAGTTGCGCTATCAGCCCAGCTATCCGTCCAAGGAGCTAAAGCAAGAACTCCGTCAGGTGAATCGCGATTTGGAAGCCGCTGTTAAAGCCCAAGACTTTCAACAGGCGATGGTGCTGCGCGATCGCAGAGAGGAAATTCTCAGAGAGATTCAAGGGCCTCAACCCGAGGCCGCTGAGGTTCCGCCGATGACCCCGCCAGTTGTAGACGAAGAAGATATCGCAGAAATTGTTGCTTCATGGACTGGAGTTCCTGTCACGCGCATGACAGAGTCTGAGTCTATGCAGCTGCTGCATCTGGAAGATATCTTGCATGAGCGCGTCATTGGTCAGCACGAAGCCGTTGTTGCGGTTGCCCGCGCAGTCCGTCGCTCTCGGGTGAGATTAGCCAGTCCTGATCGCCCCATTGCCAGCCTGATATTTTCTGGCCCAACCGGGGTGGGTAAAACAGAACTCACCAAGGCGTTAGCGGTTGCGCTATTCGGGTCTGAAGACGCCATGATTCGCCTGGATATGTCGGAGTTCATGGAAAGCTATACGGTCTCCAAGCTGATTGGCTCACCTCCCGGCTTTATCGGGTATGACGAAGGGGGGCAGCTGACAGAGGCTGTTCGCCGTAAACCATACTCTGTCATCTTGCTTGATGAAATCGAGAAAGCTCACCCCGACGTTTTCAACGTTCTGCTCCAGATTCTGGATGATGGGCGACTGACTGACGCGAAAGGGCGCACAGTTAGCTTCAAAAACACGTTGATTGTGATGACCTCTAATATTGGCTCTCGGGTGATCGAAAAAGGCGGCGGCGGGTTAGGCTTCGATATGGCAACAGCAGACGCGGCGACAACTCAGTACCACAACATCCGTAACCTGGTGCAGGAGGAAATGAAACAGTATTTCCGCCCTGAGCTGCTCAATCGCTTAGATGAGATTATCGTCTTCCGCCAGCTAACGCGGGAGGAAGTGCAGCAGGTTGCCGAGATCATGATGCAGGGGGTTAATGCTCGCTTAGCAGAACGGGAAATTCATATCACTTTGGCGGATCGCTTTAAAGACAAGCTCATTGCTGAAGGGTATGACCCACGATATGGAGCCCGTCCGATGCGTCGTGCGATTGCCCGTCTGGTTGAAGATACCCTAGCTGAAGCTATCCTGTCAGGACAACTTCAGGACGGCGACACTGCCGTCCTTGATGTGGATGAAGCAGGCAACATTCACATTCATCCTCAACAGGAACCGGTACTGGCGGGTGTTAATCGGTAG
- a CDS encoding ATP-binding cassette domain-containing protein, whose product MVFQQPNPFPKSIYDNVAFGVRAIGLKTNLDELVEHSLRQAALWDEVKDKLKTNALELSGGQQQRLCIARTISIKPDVILMDEPCASLDPISTLKIEELLKDLTQEYTIVTVTHNMQQATRIADFTAFFNAKADDKGKRSGYLVEYGPTHQIFQHPKEEATLQYVSGQFG is encoded by the coding sequence ATGGTTTTTCAGCAGCCCAACCCGTTTCCGAAGTCTATTTACGATAATGTTGCCTTTGGGGTCAGGGCGATCGGTCTTAAGACAAACCTGGATGAGTTAGTAGAGCATTCCCTGCGACAAGCAGCCCTCTGGGATGAAGTGAAAGACAAGCTCAAAACCAATGCCCTAGAGCTTTCTGGGGGGCAACAGCAACGGCTCTGCATCGCCAGAACCATTTCTATCAAGCCAGATGTCATCCTCATGGACGAGCCCTGTGCATCTCTGGATCCGATCTCGACACTAAAAATTGAGGAACTTCTCAAGGACCTGACTCAGGAGTACACCATTGTTACGGTGACCCATAATATGCAACAAGCTACTCGGATTGCAGACTTTACAGCCTTTTTCAATGCTAAGGCAGATGACAAAGGGAAACGCAGTGGTTATTTAGTTGAATATGGCCCCACTCATCAGATTTTTCAACACCCTAAAGAAGAGGCCACTCTACAGTATGTCAGTGGTCAGTTTGGTTAA